The DNA window CTCCCATTCCCGAATCTTCTCAGCCGCTAACGGATTGACGAATCCAGCAGCAAGCCAACGCGAGAGGTACTGCTCGGCTTCTTTTGTCATCTATATCCTTTGAAGAATAGCGCTGTGCTAGGTTTGTGAAAAGTGCTCTATGACCATCCGCAACAACCGGCCCTCCCCGAGGGTTGGTTTATTCGTAGTCTTCTGGCCGTAGCAGCAATCATGCGGAGCTTTGGCGCCCTGCTGTCCATGGGCACCAGCACCATCCTTCTCACCTTCGCCTTCGAGCCGCTTCTACCTTATCTTCCGATGCCCCGCCGCTTGGGCGAAAACATGGTGCAAGGCATCCCGGGCCTGATCATGGCCTTGCTGGTTTCCTGGCTCCTCTTGCATTACGCGCACAAGTTGCGTCTTTCGGATCTCGGTCTCTCGCTCGATCTAGCCAACTTGCGCGAACTGGCGATCTGGACTTTGGGAGGCGCGTTTGTACTTTCACTGACCGTGCTTCCACTGCTCTGGAGCGGCGCCGGACAATTCACTCCCAGTGAAGCAAAGATTGCTGGTCCTGGCTCACTGACCATATTCCTCATCCTGCTCTTGATCTCCGCCATGGAAGAAGAACTCATCATGCGTGGGTATCCCTTCCAGACGCTTGTCGAGCCGCTCCACCTTCTCGGTGCGCTGATCCTTACCAGTGGCGCCTTTGCCGCACTCCACTGGGCCAATCCGGGCGCGAATGAATTCACCATCGCCAATACCTTTCTGGCCGGTTGCGCACTGGGTTTGCTGCTCGTCATCCGGCGCAGCATGTGGGCAGCCATTGGCGCCCATTTCGGCTGGAATCTCGCGACCATCCTCTTTGGCCTCAATCTCAGCGGACTCGCGATGCCCATCGTCCCCTTCACCCTGAACTGGACCATCGACCCCATCTGGACCGGCGGTCGTTATGGGCCGGAAGGCGGCCTGCTCTGCACGATCATCCTGAGCCTGTTGATTCTGATTGAAGTCTTGATCTACCATCGCCAACTTCTCGACACCCCAAGCATCCTGGCGGACGAGTCCGAATGAATATTGCCTGGATCCTGCTTCCCGCAATCTTGTTGGAAGCACTCTTTTACTTTCTTCCCAGTTCCACCGGTTTCCGGTCTCGCTTTGGGAAGCTTTCGCCTTATCTCCAGGCGCCACTGATCTGGCTCAGCGGCTTTGCGCCTGTATTTCTGCTGAATCAGTTACAGGGTTCGCACCCTGAGGAATTCACGTTGTTTGCGGGCGCACTCGGCATCACCTGTGTCTGGTTTCTCATTCTCCCCAAGCGGCCCGCCGCAGACATTCTCCTGCTGGTCTTGCTCAGTTCGTTCATCCTCTTGCCTTGGTTCAAGCCGCTGTTCCCTTCCCCCGCCGGAACTGCAAAACTCGACTCGCTGAACAAGCTGCTGTGGGTGCGCGTGGGCATCTGGGTGTTTCTCTTTCCCCGCCGCTTCTCCGTACCTGGCATCGGCTTTCTGCCCAACCGGCAGGAATGGTTTGTGGGGACCCGCTACTTCGTCTACTTCCTGGCAATCATCTTGCCGGTCGGACTCTACTTCCATATCTTTCGCGTCCAGTTCCCGAAAGTGGATCTCTGGGCAATCCCCTTTCTGACTCTCGGGACCTTCCTCGGTATGATGCTATTCGTCACCTGGGGAGAGGAATTTCTTGTGCGCGGCGTGCTACAAAGCGTCCTCATTAAAGAACTCGGCCGCTGGCCCGGCATCCTGATTGCCAGTCTTTGCTTTGGCCTCGTCCACCTCTCGTTTCGCAACTACCCGAACTGGCGCTTCGCGGCCTTCTCGGCACTAGCTGCGGTCTTTTATGGACTCGCCTTTGAGCGCGGCCATTCGCTCCGGGCAGCGATGGTGACGCACTCGCTGGTGAACACAGTCTGGACGATCGTCTTCTCCCGCTCGCTCTAGCGAGACGACGCGGGCGCAACCAGTCCATCGCTCTCCGCACGGCGCGCAAGCCCTTCCACCGCATCGAGCCACAATGACACGTTGGGCACGGGGCTCGAGAAGGGGAATTCCAGCGTCGCAAACGCCTGCTGGCTACCGCCAATTGCCGATCCGAGCCAGCCTGTATCCTGCAACAGACTCTCCATGCGAGAGCCGGGCACAGCCTTCCCGGATAGATTCGCCCATTGCCATGGCTTTCCGAGTTCTCCGGAGACACCGACCACCTGCATCCCGAGAAACTGCTCTGTCAGCTTTTGCCAAACCGTGGTTTGATGCTCCCGGACTTCTCCTAGTTTTGCCGCAATGGCAAACTGGGCCGGAACACCGCTGCGATCAAACATCGGCCACCAGAACTGACCCGCCAGGCTGGCATTGAAAACAACCACGCGAGGCGTCGGAGAATAGTCCAGCTCTTCTTTTTGCAGGGTCTGGAGCAGAGCCAGATAGTTCTTGCGGCGCACGTCGGCCAAGCGCTGGGCTTCCTTCGTGTTCTGGTGGAAATATGATTCGAGCGGTTCCACCACGCGGTAGTTCCCACGCAGATCGGTCAGCACCTCCCGCGCCACAGCCGGAGACAGAACGGTGTTCTCTCCGATCAAGATGGCCTCCAGAAGATTCTCCCGATCACTCATCGCATACACGGTGGAGCCCGGCTTGCCGGATTCCAGTTCTGCCGTCGAGAAGCTGAGCGCAGGAGACACGCGCTGTTGCTGCCAACTGAGCCGATGGCTCGTCCGCCAGCGAGGCAAAGGCGAGAAGCGTGCCGCACTCTCATACTGCAACTGCGCATGCGAGAGACTCTGCGCGTCCGCCACCCGGCTGACCACGAGGAAGGCGGGCGCCGAGACTTCTCCTAAAGCATTCTTTTGTTCTCGAAAGGCAAAGGCATGCGTCACGGCCCAAAAATTCTGATCGAGGGCAACACCCGCCACATCCCCAAGAAACGGAGACTGCGTGGGAGGCCGCTCACCCGGCGCCGGATTCTGGATCCGCTGGAACTGATCCGGCAGTCGAAGACGGACTTGCCCCAATTCCACATCCTGATAGCCCCCCGCCCGCACCTCTTTTGTCGAACAGGATGGCAGCAGCAGGACTATCCCAACCGCTCCAACAACACACAAGAAACGACCTGATTTCTGCAACATCCCCGTACTTCTCATCCTACGCCATGCACCGATGCTAAACTAATCTCTGGTATTTCTGTTCGGGCGCGTAGCTCAGTTGGTTAGAGCACCTCGTTTACACCGAGGGGGTCCGGGGTTCGAGTCCCTGCGCGCCCACCATTCCATCTCTCTTCCGGAATCCCTTTGCAAGTCTTCGCCGTCATCGAAGCGAACTC is part of the Bryobacter aggregatus MPL3 genome and encodes:
- a CDS encoding CPBP family intramembrane glutamic endopeptidase yields the protein MLYDHPQQPALPEGWFIRSLLAVAAIMRSFGALLSMGTSTILLTFAFEPLLPYLPMPRRLGENMVQGIPGLIMALLVSWLLLHYAHKLRLSDLGLSLDLANLRELAIWTLGGAFVLSLTVLPLLWSGAGQFTPSEAKIAGPGSLTIFLILLLISAMEEELIMRGYPFQTLVEPLHLLGALILTSGAFAALHWANPGANEFTIANTFLAGCALGLLLVIRRSMWAAIGAHFGWNLATILFGLNLSGLAMPIVPFTLNWTIDPIWTGGRYGPEGGLLCTIILSLLILIEVLIYHRQLLDTPSILADESE
- a CDS encoding CPBP family intramembrane glutamic endopeptidase, whose amino-acid sequence is MNIAWILLPAILLEALFYFLPSSTGFRSRFGKLSPYLQAPLIWLSGFAPVFLLNQLQGSHPEEFTLFAGALGITCVWFLILPKRPAADILLLVLLSSFILLPWFKPLFPSPAGTAKLDSLNKLLWVRVGIWVFLFPRRFSVPGIGFLPNRQEWFVGTRYFVYFLAIILPVGLYFHIFRVQFPKVDLWAIPFLTLGTFLGMMLFVTWGEEFLVRGVLQSVLIKELGRWPGILIASLCFGLVHLSFRNYPNWRFAAFSALAAVFYGLAFERGHSLRAAMVTHSLVNTVWTIVFSRSL